From the genome of Planifilum fimeticola, one region includes:
- a CDS encoding ThiF family adenylyltransferase has protein sequence MHIDRKRYSRQILFSPIGESGQARLARSRVAIVGLGALGTALANHMVRSGVGTVRLLDRDFVEESNLQRQMLYDEKDAREGLPKAVAAEHKLRAINSSVRLEAHVTDVTWQNAEELLTGVDLILDGTDNFDIRYLINDVSIKHRIPWIYGGVVGSRGMTFTVRPGSTPCLRCIFPDAPDPGSAETCDTAGVIGPIVHMITAHQAAEALKLLVGDAESLDRRLHHYELWPFHHAALQVKENPHCVTCAQHRYDFLDPENKEPRAVSLCGRKTIQISPAKPVRLNLERLARKLSPVGKVESTPFLLRFSVDEHRLVIFPDGRILVQGTEDPGVARSLVSKYVGS, from the coding sequence ATGCACATCGATCGGAAACGCTATTCGCGCCAGATCCTGTTTTCCCCCATCGGAGAGTCGGGACAGGCACGACTCGCCCGATCCCGGGTGGCGATCGTCGGACTGGGCGCCTTGGGCACCGCCCTGGCCAACCACATGGTCCGCTCCGGCGTCGGCACCGTCCGCCTCCTCGACCGGGATTTCGTGGAAGAAAGCAATCTGCAGCGCCAGATGCTCTACGATGAGAAGGATGCCCGGGAGGGTCTCCCCAAAGCGGTGGCCGCGGAACACAAGCTGCGGGCGATCAACTCCTCCGTCCGGCTGGAAGCCCACGTCACCGACGTCACCTGGCAGAACGCCGAGGAGCTTTTGACGGGGGTGGACCTGATCCTGGACGGCACGGACAATTTCGACATCCGCTATCTGATCAACGACGTCAGCATTAAGCACCGCATCCCCTGGATCTACGGAGGGGTTGTCGGTTCCCGGGGAATGACCTTCACGGTCCGGCCGGGCTCCACCCCCTGCCTGCGCTGCATCTTTCCGGACGCCCCCGATCCGGGCTCGGCGGAAACCTGCGATACGGCGGGCGTGATCGGCCCCATCGTCCATATGATCACCGCCCACCAGGCGGCGGAAGCGCTGAAACTGCTGGTGGGGGACGCGGAATCCCTGGACCGGCGGCTCCATCACTACGAATTGTGGCCCTTCCACCATGCGGCGCTCCAAGTCAAAGAGAACCCGCACTGCGTCACCTGCGCCCAGCACCGGTACGACTTCCTGGATCCGGAAAACAAGGAGCCCCGGGCCGTCTCCCTGTGCGGGCGAAAGACGATCCAGATCTCGCCCGCGAAGCCCGTCCGTCTCAACCTCGAACGGCTGGCCCGGAAGCTTTCGCCGGTGGGAAAAGTGGAGAGCACCCCGTTTCTTCTCCGCTTTTCCGTCGACGAACACCGGCTGGTCATCTTCCCGGACGGCCGCATCCTGGTGCAGGGAACGGAAGACCCCGGCGTGGCCCGCAGTCTGGTGAGCAAATATGTGGGAAGCTAG
- a CDS encoding thioredoxin family protein, with translation MTLNDWFEKGMTTREYIDSMQVNREEMMGIYDRFPLPEEVRPFYEGLRDQRLRAIILTADWCGDAMLCVPILMRVAEAAGMELRFLIRDENLELMDQYLTNGKSRSIPIFIFIDADGKERAVWGPRAPEVQRLIEEMRASLPPKDDPQFEEKQRDMYRSFKKRLLEDRSLWDAVERSIRSRLQEKLGH, from the coding sequence ATGACGCTCAACGACTGGTTTGAAAAGGGAATGACGACGCGGGAATACATCGACTCGATGCAGGTCAACCGGGAAGAGATGATGGGGATTTATGATCGCTTTCCCCTCCCGGAGGAGGTTCGTCCCTTTTACGAGGGATTGCGGGATCAACGGCTCCGCGCCATCATTCTGACGGCGGACTGGTGCGGCGACGCCATGTTGTGCGTGCCGATCCTCATGCGGGTGGCCGAGGCGGCCGGCATGGAGCTCAGGTTTCTCATCCGGGACGAGAACCTGGAGCTGATGGATCAATATTTGACGAACGGCAAGTCGCGGTCGATCCCCATCTTCATCTTCATCGATGCCGACGGCAAGGAACGGGCGGTCTGGGGGCCGAGGGCGCCGGAAGTTCAGCGGTTGATCGAGGAAATGCGGGCGTCCCTGCCGCCGAAGGACGATCCGCAGTTTGAGGAGAAACAGAGGGACATGTACCGCTCCTTCAAAAAGCGCCTGTTGGAGGACCGCTCCCTCTGGGATGCGGTGGAACGGAGCATCCGAAGCCGGCTTCAAGAAAAATTGGGTCATTGA
- a CDS encoding NAD(P)-dependent oxidoreductase, protein MEPRSLRVGFIGLGIMGRSMSRNIHRAGFPVTVWNRTASKMEEAAKWGAETAGSPKEVAAGSDVVITIVGDTPDVREVVEGPEGVLEGARPGTILIDMSTISPEATRQMARRAADKGVHMLDAPVSGGDIGAREGTLSIMVGGDEEVLEKVRPVLEAMGKNIVHCGPVGAGQTVKACNQILAGINLLAMVEALAFAKKAGVDLEKMLQVTTRGAGTSWALENYAPRVLKGDLDPGFSVRFQQKDLRIVLTEAERMNLPLVGTAVVNQLLRSVQAHGGDELGTQALITAVERMANLELVPKKKEKADSD, encoded by the coding sequence ATGGAGCCCCGTTCACTCCGTGTCGGATTTATCGGTTTGGGCATCATGGGCCGTTCCATGTCCCGCAACATCCATCGGGCCGGCTTTCCGGTCACCGTTTGGAACCGGACGGCATCCAAGATGGAAGAAGCGGCGAAGTGGGGGGCGGAAACGGCGGGTTCCCCCAAGGAGGTGGCAGCGGGAAGCGATGTGGTGATCACCATTGTGGGGGACACGCCCGACGTGCGGGAAGTGGTGGAGGGTCCCGAAGGCGTCCTGGAGGGAGCGCGGCCGGGGACCATCCTGATTGACATGAGCACCATCTCCCCCGAAGCGACCCGCCAGATGGCCCGGCGCGCCGCAGATAAGGGGGTCCACATGCTGGATGCGCCGGTCAGCGGCGGCGATATCGGCGCCAGAGAGGGAACCCTTTCGATCATGGTGGGAGGCGACGAAGAGGTTCTGGAAAAGGTGCGGCCCGTCCTGGAGGCGATGGGGAAAAACATCGTCCACTGCGGGCCGGTGGGAGCCGGTCAGACGGTGAAGGCCTGCAATCAGATTCTCGCCGGAATCAACCTGCTGGCGATGGTGGAAGCTCTCGCCTTTGCCAAAAAAGCCGGGGTGGATCTGGAGAAGATGCTGCAGGTGACCACCCGGGGGGCCGGAACCTCCTGGGCGCTGGAAAACTACGCTCCGCGCGTTCTCAAGGGGGATCTCGATCCCGGCTTTTCCGTCCGGTTTCAACAGAAAGACCTGCGGATCGTGCTGACGGAAGCGGAAAGGATGAATCTGCCCCTCGTGGGGACCGCCGTGGTCAATCAGCTTCTCCGGTCGGTTCAGGCCCACGGCGGGGATGAGCTGGGGACCCAGGCCCTGATCACGGCCGTGGAGCGGATGGCCAACCTGGAACTGGTGCCTAAGAAGAAGGAAAAGGCGGATTCGGACTGA
- the moaD gene encoding molybdopterin converting factor subunit 1 — MEIEVLFFAGIAEATGKRRTALAVEEGITVGELIDLLCERYPDAAPLIRRSVVSLNQEYASADQSVRPEDEIALIPPVSGGEEAGEEDLFVVTEKPLSADRLIRLVSNPRAGAVLTFVGTVREWTQGKQTLYLEYEAYKPMAEKKMKEIADEISKRWPDVRVAMAHRVGRLKIGEISVIIAAAAPHRGDAFTAGRYAIERLKEIVPIWKKEVWADGSEWKGPQKGPWDPRVEPSS; from the coding sequence ATGGAGATCGAGGTCCTGTTTTTCGCCGGAATCGCCGAAGCGACCGGAAAGCGACGAACCGCCCTCGCCGTGGAAGAGGGGATCACGGTCGGGGAGTTGATCGATTTGCTGTGCGAGCGATACCCCGACGCCGCCCCGCTGATTCGCCGATCGGTCGTCTCCCTCAACCAGGAATACGCCTCCGCGGATCAGTCCGTCCGGCCGGAGGACGAAATCGCCCTCATCCCCCCGGTCAGCGGAGGGGAAGAGGCGGGCGAAGAAGACCTGTTTGTCGTCACGGAGAAACCGCTTTCCGCAGACCGGCTGATCCGCCTGGTTTCCAATCCCCGGGCCGGCGCCGTCCTCACCTTTGTCGGCACGGTGCGGGAATGGACGCAGGGGAAACAAACCCTTTACCTGGAATACGAGGCGTATAAGCCGATGGCCGAAAAGAAGATGAAGGAGATCGCCGACGAAATTTCCAAGCGTTGGCCCGACGTCCGGGTGGCGATGGCCCACCGGGTCGGCCGCCTGAAGATCGGGGAGATCAGCGTGATCATCGCCGCGGCCGCTCCCCACCGCGGGGATGCCTTCACCGCGGGACGCTACGCCATCGAACGGCTGAAGGAGATCGTCCCGATTTGGAAAAAGGAAGTGTGGGCGGACGGCTCGGAGTGGAAAGGACCCCAGAAGGGGCCGTGGGATCCCCGGGTGGAGCCGTCCTCGTGA
- a CDS encoding vWA domain-containing protein, producing MKRRSFLLIFFSLLLLLSACSLSPGKSADKPEETIKPAAKDPEGMVAEGPGKFAGDRYDEAKVQAELKKWPKNMTADEVYNRLVWLLAEDYKPVIKEAKEYKPFFSLSKLGDFDPNRQQNSEGQKQEKNKRKNIVILIDSSGSMAGKVNGNTKMEEAKKAVKEFAGSLEGDIRIAIRAYGHKGTNREKDKKLSCASTEELYPLSAYQKERFNQVIDSLKPSGWTPLAAAIRGAGEDLASAHPEDENIVYVVSDGIESCGGDPVKEAKALHQSKIKAVVNIIGFDLDENSRKALEQVAKAGGGEFTHVRSAKEMRDGFNIWTYLGRSSQINRWYLDNSRGLFWKRQKEYEYIWELLGSSVQPGKIGSLSDREYERMEAAVEFLIDQRIIPESMGGFEGEVTKKLNHRRKMIREYQRQLREQKIGQIDEEYKRINDLLEQIKKQENEKVETYRR from the coding sequence ATGAAAAGGCGATCTTTTCTCCTGATCTTTTTCAGCCTTCTTCTCCTCCTGTCCGCCTGCTCGCTGAGTCCCGGCAAATCCGCGGACAAGCCCGAAGAAACAATCAAGCCGGCGGCCAAAGACCCCGAAGGAATGGTCGCCGAGGGACCCGGAAAATTTGCGGGGGATCGATATGACGAGGCGAAGGTTCAGGCGGAATTGAAGAAATGGCCCAAGAACATGACCGCCGATGAGGTGTACAACCGCTTGGTGTGGCTGCTGGCGGAAGATTACAAACCCGTCATCAAAGAAGCAAAGGAGTACAAGCCCTTCTTCTCCTTGAGCAAACTCGGGGATTTTGATCCCAACCGGCAGCAGAATTCGGAAGGGCAAAAGCAAGAAAAGAACAAGAGGAAAAACATCGTCATCCTGATCGACTCCAGCGGCAGCATGGCCGGCAAAGTAAACGGAAACACCAAGATGGAGGAAGCCAAGAAGGCGGTGAAGGAGTTTGCCGGTTCCCTGGAAGGCGACATCCGGATCGCCATCCGCGCCTACGGTCACAAGGGGACCAACCGGGAAAAGGACAAGAAACTTTCCTGCGCCAGCACGGAGGAGCTGTATCCCCTGTCCGCCTATCAAAAGGAGCGGTTCAACCAAGTGATTGATTCCCTGAAACCCTCGGGCTGGACCCCGCTGGCCGCGGCGATCCGGGGAGCGGGCGAGGATTTGGCGTCGGCCCATCCCGAGGACGAGAACATCGTGTATGTGGTCAGCGACGGAATTGAATCCTGCGGCGGCGACCCGGTGAAGGAGGCCAAGGCTTTGCATCAATCCAAAATCAAGGCCGTGGTCAACATCATCGGGTTTGATCTGGATGAAAACAGCCGGAAGGCCCTGGAACAGGTGGCCAAGGCCGGCGGCGGGGAATTCACCCATGTCCGATCCGCCAAGGAAATGAGGGACGGATTTAACATCTGGACATACCTCGGGCGTTCCAGTCAGATCAATCGCTGGTATCTCGACAACTCCAGGGGTCTCTTCTGGAAACGACAAAAGGAATATGAATATATCTGGGAACTTTTGGGAAGCAGCGTTCAACCCGGAAAGATCGGAAGCCTGAGCGACCGGGAATACGAACGGATGGAAGCGGCCGTGGAGTTTCTCATCGACCAGCGGATCATCCCGGAATCGATGGGAGGCTTCGAGGGAGAGGTGACAAAAAAGCTGAACCACCGGCGAAAAATGATCAGGGAATACCAGCGACAGTTGCGTGAACAAAAAATCGGACAGATTG